One Sulfurospirillum tamanense DNA window includes the following coding sequences:
- a CDS encoding DUF309 domain-containing protein: MLKALETFLHVVEKEDFVEGHEVLEDTWRAWKNDPATRQESYILKGLINGATALALVRLGREPSAHKVWETYEKYRPLIDTTPSPLTPNYRQACALLEEKYTKVFSDLAP, from the coding sequence ATGCTAAAAGCCCTTGAGACCTTTTTACATGTAGTGGAAAAGGAGGATTTTGTGGAAGGCCATGAAGTTCTTGAAGACACGTGGCGTGCGTGGAAAAATGACCCCGCGACCCGTCAAGAAAGCTACATCCTCAAAGGTCTCATCAACGGGGCTACAGCCTTGGCCTTGGTGCGTTTAGGGCGGGAGCCATCGGCACACAAAGTGTGGGAAACCTATGAAAAATACCGCCCGCTCATCGACACCACCCCTTCGCCGCTTACGCCCAACTACCGCCAAGCGTGCGCCCTTTTGGAAGAAAAATACACGAAAGTGTTTTCTGATTTAGCTCCTTAG
- a CDS encoding calcium/sodium antiporter: MTWYLLGLVAGFGLLVWSAGKFVEGAASTAKQLGVPMLLIGVLVVGFGTSAPEMVVSAMAAMEGNPALALGNALGSNIVNIALILGVTAVIAPIAVHSGIVKKELPLLLGISLLSGVCVLDGRLSLGEGLVLLAGFFGLIGWSVVAALKGKNDTLETGVEAEIPAMSLGASVAWLVVGLVLLVASSRLLVWSAVGIAEAFGVSDLIIGLTIVALGTSLPELAASIVAIKKGEHDLAVGNVVGSNMFNILAVIGIAAVIHPMENIAREVLTRDWVVMMGLTLALFAMAYGRKGRQGRINRVEGALLLGVYVGYNLVLGASIGAF; the protein is encoded by the coding sequence ATGACGTGGTACCTTTTAGGCTTAGTGGCAGGGTTTGGGCTACTGGTGTGGAGTGCGGGAAAATTTGTCGAAGGTGCGGCGTCTACAGCGAAACAGTTGGGCGTGCCCATGCTGCTCATCGGGGTCTTGGTGGTGGGCTTTGGGACGAGTGCGCCAGAGATGGTTGTCTCCGCCATGGCGGCCATGGAGGGCAATCCTGCTCTAGCTTTGGGCAATGCCCTTGGGTCAAACATCGTCAACATTGCTCTCATTTTAGGCGTAACAGCGGTGATTGCGCCCATTGCGGTGCATTCGGGTATTGTCAAAAAAGAGTTGCCGTTATTGCTTGGCATTAGCCTTTTGAGTGGGGTTTGTGTGCTAGATGGTCGACTCAGTCTTGGCGAGGGCTTAGTGCTGTTGGCGGGATTTTTTGGGCTCATCGGGTGGTCGGTGGTGGCGGCACTTAAGGGCAAAAACGACACGCTAGAAACGGGAGTTGAAGCAGAAATCCCCGCGATGAGCTTAGGGGCAAGCGTGGCGTGGCTCGTGGTTGGTTTGGTGCTGTTAGTGGCAAGTTCGAGGTTGTTGGTGTGGAGTGCGGTGGGCATTGCTGAGGCTTTTGGCGTGAGTGATTTAATCATCGGGCTGACCATCGTGGCCCTTGGCACCTCCCTTCCCGAACTGGCCGCATCTATTGTTGCTATTAAAAAAGGGGAACACGACTTGGCCGTTGGCAATGTGGTGGGGTCAAACATGTTTAACATCCTTGCCGTCATTGGCATCGCAGCGGTGATTCACCCGATGGAAAACATCGCGCGTGAAGTACTAACTCGCGACTGGGTGGTGATGATGGGCCTTACCCTTGCGCTTTTTGCCATGGCGTATGGGCGCAAAGGACGGCAAGGGCGCATCAACCGCGTCGAGGGCGCGTTGTTGCTTGGCGTGTACGTGGGGTACAATCTTGTGCTTGGGGCCTCCATAGGGGCGTTTTAG
- a CDS encoding DUF748 domain-containing protein, whose product MGPFYQRLSLWIGGIIAGYALVGALFLPLLLPVFLPSYLAKNHHIYFDFSHARFNPFTFALSLHDVRLDDQYGATALRIETLFVDVNPTALATKTVVVEALRIENPRVFITITTQGRLNLAHLLPSSSPKEKTSSSSSSVHFLLKHFHLKEGSLTYTDASKAEVFSTTLGGLNYTAQDLSTKRGAIGAQQFDGVGSLLDELGWEGGVSLNPFKLYGNARLENARLKAFWDYLLHDSLYTLTNARATLELPYLVTWGEEGLHVSLDGAKLELRDVALLERGQPFFNASGLGISNVRANFDMNKEGWKGVLGQADFDASTLAFSYANTLHAKLNAIALRNMQGVFKSQHVFATLPLARMEGFWIAKTGEDTPFGTLKTLHVTDITFQEEALHVKNIGLDAPFVQATLLEEGTLDLAHLLPPSKEEQETPKSPFLAQVETLQLKEGKAVLLGGPQTHRLEELSLEASPLLSDFSKPIAYTLKALADGAEVVNTGTLHVSPFNAQGMFTLSHPNLPYYAPYLKPFFRGAFTSGSLELQSSYAVKEDFSLHTTSAFNLKNIAISDRANTPLVRWKNLGVKALEFQTHPFALHVKDVALLEPYASLHIRSDMSTNIGELFPETSDQTPAEKSAPADVTLSRFGLEKGSMDFKDDSLPLPFATQIHSLKGTLSTLNFTSTQPSKLALTGAVDRYGYVQIDGEMLPFDLANHIDIGVLFKNIDLTRLSPYSGKFVGYAISDGRLDLDLGYKVRQKSLQGNNTIVLQTLTLGERIESPEALNLPLNLAIALLKDRNGRIDLNLPVHGDLNDPQFSYGAIIWRALTNVLTNIVTSPFRLLGSLLGIDGETLKAIDFDAGVTTLLPSEEEKMVHYRKILEERPQLRLNITGTYHAARDTAALQHTAAMARIEAELKKGKAYEEILSAWFHETFSKETYEALQKTHTKEGKLDLALFHEALLAALKKSILVLEQELHALANARAQALAEALKKAGVAPEKLGIQAPEEGKVKSDRWIETVVEVGA is encoded by the coding sequence TTCTCCCTGTTTTTTTGCCCTCTTATTTGGCAAAAAACCACCATATTTACTTTGATTTTTCCCACGCGCGTTTTAATCCTTTTACCTTTGCCCTAAGCCTTCATGATGTGCGTCTGGACGACCAATACGGCGCCACCGCCTTGCGCATTGAAACGCTTTTTGTAGATGTAAATCCCACGGCACTCGCTACCAAAACGGTGGTTGTTGAAGCTTTGCGCATTGAAAACCCTCGGGTTTTTATCACCATTACCACCCAAGGACGCTTAAATTTGGCCCATCTTCTACCGTCTTCTTCGCCAAAAGAAAAAACCTCCTCTTCCTCCTCTTCTGTACACTTTCTCTTAAAACATTTTCACCTCAAAGAAGGGAGCCTTACCTACACAGACGCAAGCAAAGCCGAGGTGTTTTCTACGACATTAGGAGGCCTAAACTACACCGCGCAAGACTTAAGCACCAAACGAGGCGCCATAGGAGCGCAACAGTTTGACGGGGTGGGTTCGTTGCTTGATGAGCTAGGCTGGGAAGGGGGCGTAAGCCTGAATCCATTCAAACTCTACGGTAATGCACGGCTTGAAAACGCGAGGCTTAAAGCATTTTGGGATTATTTGTTGCATGATTCACTCTACACCCTCACTAACGCTCGTGCCACCTTAGAACTTCCCTATCTCGTGACGTGGGGTGAAGAAGGCTTACATGTAAGCCTTGATGGGGCAAAACTAGAGCTTAGGGATGTGGCACTTTTAGAGCGCGGACAACCCTTTTTTAATGCTTCTGGTTTAGGAATTTCTAACGTGAGAGCTAATTTTGATATGAACAAAGAGGGCTGGAAAGGCGTTCTTGGGCAGGCTGATTTTGATGCTTCAACACTTGCTTTTTCCTACGCCAACACTCTCCACGCCAAACTTAACGCTATCGCCCTACGCAACATGCAGGGTGTCTTCAAAAGTCAACACGTTTTTGCCACCTTGCCGTTGGCACGCATGGAGGGTTTTTGGATAGCTAAAACTGGCGAAGATACTCCTTTTGGAACTTTAAAAACCTTACATGTAACGGATATAACCTTCCAAGAGGAAGCGTTACATGTAAAGAATATTGGTCTAGATGCGCCTTTTGTTCAGGCTACATTACTAGAGGAGGGAACCTTGGATTTGGCGCATCTTTTGCCTCCTTCAAAAGAAGAGCAAGAAACCCCCAAATCACCCTTTTTAGCACAAGTGGAAACCCTGCAACTCAAAGAAGGCAAGGCAGTGCTTCTAGGGGGTCCACAAACCCACCGCCTAGAAGAGCTATCTTTAGAAGCTTCACCTCTTCTTAGTGATTTTTCTAAACCCATTGCCTACACCCTGAAGGCTTTAGCCGACGGGGCAGAAGTGGTAAACACAGGAACTCTTCACGTGAGTCCTTTTAATGCCCAAGGCATGTTCACCCTTTCTCACCCCAACCTTCCCTACTACGCACCTTATTTGAAGCCTTTTTTCCGTGGCGCGTTTACCTCAGGATCGCTAGAGTTGCAAAGTTCTTACGCTGTAAAAGAGGATTTTTCCCTCCATACTACCAGTGCCTTTAACCTCAAAAATATTGCCATTAGCGACCGTGCCAACACGCCTTTGGTGCGCTGGAAAAACCTTGGAGTCAAAGCATTAGAATTTCAAACTCATCCCTTTGCCTTACATGTAAAGGATGTGGCACTTTTGGAGCCTTACGCTTCCTTACACATTCGCTCCGACATGAGTACCAACATAGGAGAACTTTTTCCTGAAACATCCGACCAAACCCCTGCTGAAAAATCAGCTCCTGCGGATGTCACGCTAAGTCGCTTTGGGCTCGAAAAAGGATCGATGGATTTTAAAGACGACTCTTTACCTTTGCCTTTTGCCACCCAAATTCACTCCCTCAAAGGCACACTTTCCACGTTGAATTTCACTTCCACCCAACCCTCTAAGTTAGCGCTCACGGGAGCTGTTGACCGCTACGGCTACGTGCAAATTGACGGGGAGATGCTTCCTTTTGACCTTGCCAACCACATCGACATCGGGGTCTTGTTTAAAAATATCGACCTCACGCGCCTTTCGCCCTATTCGGGAAAATTTGTAGGCTACGCCATCAGTGACGGGCGATTGGATTTGGATTTGGGTTACAAGGTGCGCCAAAAGTCTCTCCAAGGCAACAACACCATCGTGCTTCAAACCTTGACCCTCGGGGAGCGCATCGAAAGTCCAGAAGCGTTGAATCTGCCCCTAAACCTTGCCATCGCCTTACTCAAAGACCGCAACGGGCGCATCGACTTGAACCTGCCAGTTCACGGGGATTTAAACGACCCGCAGTTTAGTTACGGAGCCATCATTTGGCGTGCGCTCACCAACGTGCTCACCAACATTGTCACCTCTCCTTTTCGCTTGCTAGGAAGCTTACTTGGCATCGATGGCGAGACTTTAAAAGCCATCGATTTTGACGCGGGCGTGACGACCTTGTTACCTTCCGAAGAGGAAAAAATGGTCCATTACCGCAAGATTCTAGAAGAGCGCCCTCAGTTGCGCCTGAACATTACAGGCACCTACCATGCGGCGCGCGATACCGCGGCTTTGCAACACACAGCGGCCATGGCACGCATTGAGGCGGAGCTTAAAAAGGGAAAAGCGTACGAGGAGATTCTTAGTGCATGGTTTCATGAGACTTTTTCCAAAGAAACGTACGAAGCCTTGCAAAAAACCCACACCAAAGAGGGAAAACTGGACCTTGCCCTCTTTCACGAAGCGCTATTAGCAGCGCTAAAAAAGAGTATCTTAGTCTTGGAACAAGAACTTCACGCCCTTGCTAACGCGCGAGCACAAGCTCTCGCAGAAGCCTTAAAAAAAGCGGGTGTGGCCCCTGAAAAACTTGGCATACAAGCGCCTGAGGAAGGGAAGGTAAAATCTGACCGCTGGATTGAAACCGTGGTAGAAGTAGGTGCCTAA
- a CDS encoding sigma-70 family RNA polymerase sigma factor yields the protein MEEAFLAHQKALLGYVYKRVKDKHIAQDIVQEVYLKALEKQTTLRSPERLVGWLYTIAAHAIVDFYRAKSPALPLCDDHAQPQVRKESLEELSACVEPLLALLPKHHALALRLYELEGLSQNAIAKELNLSLSATKSRILRGRKQLKERLLACCEIEYVRGKVAGFTPRKDCDSTCAC from the coding sequence ATGGAAGAGGCATTTTTAGCCCACCAAAAAGCCCTTTTGGGGTACGTGTACAAGCGGGTGAAAGACAAGCACATTGCTCAAGACATCGTGCAAGAAGTTTACCTCAAAGCCCTAGAAAAACAGACAACATTGCGTTCACCTGAACGTTTGGTGGGGTGGTTGTACACAATTGCGGCCCATGCGATTGTAGATTTTTACCGCGCCAAATCTCCCGCGTTGCCCCTTTGCGATGACCACGCCCAGCCCCAAGTGCGCAAAGAATCCTTGGAAGAATTAAGTGCGTGCGTGGAGCCACTGCTTGCTTTGTTGCCGAAGCATCATGCCCTTGCTTTGCGCTTGTATGAGCTAGAAGGCCTTTCGCAAAACGCCATTGCAAAGGAGTTAAACCTCTCTTTATCCGCCACCAAATCCCGCATTTTACGGGGCAGAAAACAACTCAAAGAGCGTTTATTGGCGTGCTGTGAGATTGAATACGTGCGTGGCAAAGTGGCAGGATTTACCCCACGAAAGGACTGCGATAGCACGTGTGCGTGCTAA
- a CDS encoding adenosine deaminase has translation MHAFIHALPKAELHVHLEGTLEPELLLRLAQKHGIPTPYESVEAARTAYQFDSLQSFLNLYYKGADVLRDAEDFYTLTWEYLTRAHAQNVCHVEPFFDPQTHTARDIPLDAVFEGITGALRQGEKEFGITSGLILCFLRDLSEEAALATFEAALPFRDQFVGVGLDSAEVGNPPSKFTRVFANAKAEGLHLVAHAGEEGDSSYIWDALNALHVTRIDHGIACEQDPVLVAYLREHAIPLTVCPLSNLKLKAVPSMKEHNILRLLKEGVCVTVNSDDPAYFGGYMNENYEALVTHLGATKEELKALTCNSFRASFLGEKDKQAHLARVESM, from the coding sequence ATGCACGCATTCATTCATGCTCTTCCCAAAGCCGAACTGCACGTTCATCTTGAAGGCACCCTAGAGCCCGAACTCTTGTTGCGCTTGGCTCAAAAACACGGCATCCCCACGCCCTATGAAAGTGTCGAAGCGGCGCGCACGGCATACCAGTTTGACTCCTTGCAGTCTTTTTTAAACCTCTATTACAAGGGCGCGGATGTGTTGCGTGACGCGGAGGATTTTTACACCCTCACATGGGAGTACCTCACCCGCGCCCACGCGCAAAATGTCTGCCATGTGGAGCCCTTTTTCGACCCCCAAACCCACACCGCTAGAGACATCCCTTTGGACGCAGTGTTTGAGGGCATCACGGGGGCGCTACGCCAGGGGGAGAAAGAGTTTGGCATCACATCGGGGTTGATTTTGTGTTTTTTGCGCGACCTGAGCGAAGAAGCGGCACTGGCCACCTTTGAAGCGGCCTTGCCTTTTCGCGACCAGTTTGTGGGTGTGGGGCTAGACTCCGCGGAAGTGGGTAATCCGCCCAGTAAATTTACCCGCGTCTTTGCCAACGCCAAGGCCGAGGGCTTACACCTTGTGGCCCATGCGGGCGAAGAGGGTGACAGCAGTTATATTTGGGACGCGCTGAACGCTTTACATGTAACGCGCATCGACCACGGCATCGCGTGTGAACAAGACCCTGTGTTGGTGGCCTATTTGCGTGAACATGCCATCCCTTTGACAGTGTGTCCCCTTTCTAACCTCAAACTCAAAGCAGTGCCAAGTATGAAAGAGCACAATATTTTGCGCTTGCTAAAAGAGGGGGTGTGCGTCACGGTAAACTCCGATGACCCTGCCTATTTTGGCGGGTACATGAACGAAAACTACGAAGCGTTAGTAACCCATTTGGGTGCGACTAAAGAAGAACTAAAAGCCCTTACATGTAACAGTTTTCGCGCCTCCTTTTTGGGCGAAAAAGACAAGCAAGCCCATCTGGCGCGCGTGGAGAGTATGTGA
- a CDS encoding NAD(P)H-dependent oxidoreductase: protein MNLKTQFLDAMQFRHACKLFNEQKISKEDLRFILEAGRVSPSSFGAEQWKFIVVQNEVLKKEIEAASWGQKQVSTSSDLIVILARKDVRSSDVYTRAQLRRFGLAEEAFNGFMEIYKAWIDGRDDQTLELWSEKQCYIAAANMMSAAAFIGIDSCPIEGFDAAKVNAILGIDTAVFHTALLIPFGYRASEQRAKHRLSFDEVVEFRV from the coding sequence ATGAACTTAAAAACCCAATTTTTAGACGCCATGCAGTTTCGCCATGCGTGCAAACTGTTTAATGAGCAAAAAATCTCCAAAGAAGATTTACGGTTTATCTTAGAAGCAGGGCGGGTAAGTCCTAGTTCTTTTGGCGCTGAACAATGGAAATTTATTGTAGTGCAAAACGAAGTCCTAAAAAAAGAGATAGAGGCGGCTTCTTGGGGTCAAAAACAAGTTTCCACTTCCAGTGATTTGATTGTCATTTTAGCACGCAAAGACGTGCGCAGTTCTGATGTGTACACCAGAGCCCAACTACGCCGTTTTGGGTTGGCGGAAGAAGCCTTTAATGGTTTTATGGAAATTTACAAAGCGTGGATTGATGGCAGAGATGACCAAACTTTAGAATTATGGAGTGAAAAACAGTGCTACATCGCCGCGGCGAACATGATGAGTGCAGCGGCGTTTATTGGGATTGATTCATGCCCTATCGAAGGGTTTGATGCCGCTAAGGTCAATGCTATTTTAGGCATCGATACCGCCGTGTTTCACACCGCTTTGCTCATCCCCTTTGGCTACCGCGCTAGCGAACAACGCGCCAAGCACCGCTTGAGCTTTGACGAAGTCGTAGAATTTCGAGTCTAG
- a CDS encoding class I SAM-dependent methyltransferase, with amino-acid sequence MIEFLLFLGLLGALSSIVFWSVLLGISPMPSLPKTARKIAQQVKKHPASTVVELGSGWGTLALCIARHNPTKQVLAYERSFVPYAFSLLLQALWRTPNVTFKNANFLTHTFTNEQIAVAYLCPRSMVSLWEHWSKNGFPRVLVSATFALRGVIPTQTLKPSGFLEAILFEYTTFKPTVLK; translated from the coding sequence GTGATAGAATTTTTGCTGTTTTTAGGCTTGCTTGGGGCGCTTAGTTCTATCGTCTTTTGGAGTGTTTTGCTGGGTATTTCACCTATGCCTTCTCTTCCTAAAACCGCCCGAAAAATTGCCCAACAGGTAAAGAAACACCCCGCTTCTACGGTGGTAGAGCTTGGAAGCGGTTGGGGGACGTTGGCTCTTTGCATCGCTAGGCATAACCCCACGAAACAGGTGTTGGCGTATGAGCGCTCTTTTGTGCCGTACGCTTTTTCTTTGCTTCTTCAAGCCCTTTGGCGCACGCCTAATGTCACGTTTAAAAACGCCAATTTTCTTACCCACACTTTTACGAACGAGCAGATTGCCGTGGCGTATTTGTGTCCTCGCAGCATGGTATCTTTGTGGGAGCATTGGAGCAAGAACGGCTTTCCTAGGGTGCTTGTGAGTGCCACCTTTGCTTTACGTGGAGTCATCCCGACGCAAACCTTAAAGCCCTCAGGGTTTTTGGAGGCTATCTTGTTTGAATACACCACGTTTAAACCCACCGTGCTAAAATAG
- a CDS encoding arsenite methyltransferase yields MITTKEQLYEEVRTVYGEIAQGKRCGCGPSCCGDAQAQSLGLGYSATALASVPKEANKGLGCGNPTAIASLKKGEVVVDLGSGAGLDAFLAAHHVGEEGRVIGVDMTPQMLTKARENARKGAYQHVEFRLGEIENLPIANGVVDVIISNCVINLSPDKPRVFKEAYRVLKPGGRLAISDMVALAPLPEILAQDIALYTGCLAGASVVGELENLLTSCGFEAVCITPKHTTTCGTGQERIEDYVVSATIEAVKPKP; encoded by the coding sequence ATGATAACGACCAAAGAGCAACTTTACGAAGAGGTGCGTACGGTGTACGGGGAAATTGCCCAAGGTAAGCGTTGCGGATGTGGGCCAAGTTGTTGCGGGGACGCACAAGCGCAAAGTTTGGGGTTGGGTTACAGTGCCACAGCCTTGGCTTCGGTGCCAAAAGAGGCCAACAAGGGGCTAGGATGTGGAAATCCCACGGCCATAGCAAGCCTCAAAAAAGGCGAAGTAGTGGTGGATTTGGGCAGTGGCGCGGGACTTGACGCGTTTTTGGCGGCGCACCACGTGGGCGAAGAAGGGCGAGTGATTGGCGTGGACATGACCCCGCAAATGCTCACTAAAGCCCGCGAAAACGCCCGTAAAGGAGCGTATCAACACGTCGAGTTTCGCCTAGGGGAAATCGAAAACTTGCCCATTGCTAATGGCGTGGTGGATGTGATTATTTCCAACTGCGTCATCAACCTCTCCCCTGACAAACCCCGCGTGTTTAAAGAAGCCTACCGCGTGCTAAAACCTGGCGGCCGCTTGGCTATCTCAGACATGGTAGCCCTAGCGCCATTGCCTGAGATTTTAGCCCAAGACATCGCCTTGTACACAGGATGTTTAGCGGGGGCGTCGGTGGTGGGTGAACTGGAAAACCTGCTCACCTCCTGCGGGTTTGAAGCGGTTTGCATTACCCCAAAACACACTACCACCTGCGGCACAGGCCAAGAGCGCATTGAAGACTACGTGGTTTCAGCGACCATCGAAGCGGTGAAGCCAAAACCGTAG